Proteins from one Hyperolius riggenbachi isolate aHypRig1 chromosome 4, aHypRig1.pri, whole genome shotgun sequence genomic window:
- the LOC137504841 gene encoding oocyte zinc finger protein XlCOF6.1-like, with amino-acid sequence MGKSAAGNKNTKSSWKCSDCGKYFSNKGNLVKCERTHAGVKQHSCAECGKCFIQKLQLVRNERSHTDENPYLCAECGKCFVHTLQLVRNERSHTGEKPYSCTECGKWFVQKLQLVRNERSHTGEKPYSCAECGKCFVQKL; translated from the exons ATGGGCAAATCAGCAGCTGGCAATAAAAATACAAAG tctTCGTGGAAATGTTCAGACTGTGGGAAATATTTTAGcaataaaggaaaccttgtcaaaTGTGAAAGAACTCATGCTGGTGTGAAACaacattcatgtgctgagtgtgggaaatgttttatacagaAATTACAGCTTGTTAGaaatgaaagatctcacactgatgagaatccatatttatgtgctgagtgtgggaaatgttttgtacatacATTACAGCTTGTTAGaaatgaaagatctcacactggtgagaagccatattcatgtactgagtgtgggaaatggtttgtacAGAAATTACAGCTAGTTAGaaatgaaagatctcacactggtgagaagccatattcatgtgctgaatgtgggaaatgttttgtacagaaattatAG